One genomic region from Desulfonatronovibrio magnus encodes:
- a CDS encoding DUF2325 domain-containing protein gives MTAALIGGMDRLQPHYQKTAKKAGYKLKMFTGTENTINERIGNIDLLIIFTGKVSHSARKIALNAARAENIPVLMCHSCGVSTLKECLENKTCPYKDVNSQ, from the coding sequence ATGACTGCAGCATTAATTGGAGGTATGGACAGGCTTCAGCCTCACTACCAGAAAACTGCGAAAAAGGCCGGCTATAAGCTCAAGATGTTTACTGGAACTGAAAACACCATTAACGAGCGTATAGGCAATATTGATCTTTTAATAATTTTTACAGGAAAAGTATCTCACAGCGCCCGTAAAATTGCTCTCAACGCGGCCAGGGCTGAGAATATCCCAGTATTGATGTGCCACTCATGCGGAGTCTCAACATTAAAGGAGTGTCTTGAAAACAAGACATGCCCATATAAAGATGTCAATTCCCAGTAA